Proteins found in one archaeon genomic segment:
- a CDS encoding GNAT family N-acetyltransferase, giving the protein MRILGHDELPSELKPEAHLLDFSAGWGPMDFRRIEAARRVGYPAPKYFGVYAVEGNKILSTVRVIRFPFTLPDDSVETATGIQGVASRRDKRRKGLAGRLLEEVHAREAGEGIRLSFLWTSRTNSAHHLYEKLGYRDIYTPDLAFRSSPRAKPKTPYFLTPAKKSDVALLERLYASSTRRRTGFVPRPRGLLRSLMELGFVKLDSIMMVNRGKEKVGYVEMQASPSWVKVSELVTTEARPDGDGLISAVELAASDKLLAFWNTLVRDFRAALLKRRYSVSDLAYYGLMATQLKGRKDNYLARTLGTASLRFSCQGYDYF; this is encoded by the coding sequence TTGAGAATCCTGGGGCACGACGAGCTCCCGTCCGAGCTCAAACCTGAAGCCCACTTACTCGACTTCTCTGCAGGTTGGGGCCCGATGGACTTCCGCAGGATCGAGGCGGCAAGGAGAGTCGGATACCCTGCGCCGAAGTACTTCGGCGTCTACGCGGTCGAAGGAAACAAGATCCTCTCGACGGTCAGGGTCATCAGGTTCCCCTTTACACTCCCAGACGACAGCGTGGAGACTGCCACCGGAATACAGGGGGTCGCCTCCAGGAGGGACAAGCGGAGGAAGGGGCTCGCCGGGAGGCTCTTGGAGGAAGTCCATGCCCGGGAGGCAGGCGAAGGAATCAGGCTTTCATTCCTCTGGACAAGCCGGACCAACTCCGCGCACCACCTGTACGAGAAACTCGGGTATCGGGACATCTACACCCCAGACCTTGCGTTCAGGAGTTCCCCAAGGGCCAAGCCGAAGACTCCCTACTTCCTGACGCCAGCAAAGAAGTCCGACGTGGCCCTACTCGAGCGCCTGTACGCCTCCTCGACCCGCCGAAGAACGGGCTTCGTCCCCAGGCCTCGCGGTCTCCTCAGATCGCTCATGGAACTTGGGTTCGTCAAGCTAGACTCGATCATGATGGTGAACCGGGGCAAGGAGAAGGTCGGATACGTCGAAATGCAGGCCTCGCCCAGCTGGGTCAAGGTGTCAGAGCTGGTGACCACTGAGGCCCGACCAGACGGAGACGGCCTGATCTCGGCCGTGGAGCTGGCTGCAAGCGACAAGTTGCTTGCCTTCTGGAACACCCTCGTCCGAGACTTCAGGGCCGCGCTCTTGAAACGCAGGTATTCGGTCTCCGACCTCGCCTACTACGGGCTGATGGCCACTCAGCTGAAGGGTCGGAAGGACAATTACCTCGCCCGGACGCTCGGGACAGCCAGCCTCCGATTCTCCTGCCAAGGCTACGACTACTTCTGA
- a CDS encoding M1 family metallopeptidase, protein MGVEVNGKKAPFSHSKSKGILSIRGVPKKLSTVGIAYRKEVSDDSIFGLYKSKYGKDHLLATDLEPAEARSVFPCLDEPAFKAVFRLKVTTEDGLKVISNMPVASSSRTKDGRRASVFQPTPKMSTYLFFLGVGKFDEATTTAGRSKVIVASRPGQADNTRFIGKVCADVLEDFGKYFGIPYPLPKLHLVALPEYHTGAMENWGAIASRESLVLVRPDSSLSDHRSAARVQAHEIAHMWFGDLVTMKWWDDLWLNESFATFMSAKVLSRLHPDWDPWRDFLRAETFRALNVDALSSTHPIQVQVNSVEEINGLFDTISYGKGAAVLRMLEAYVGDEPFRKGISAYLKKFRYSNAAGSDLWNALGRASGLPVSRVAKAWLTIAGFPVVRAKASKGKLSLTQSKFKLTGKESKEVWPIPLTFDDGGRQQRVLFDHPSTTVKAARPERLVLNSRRTGFYSVLYDEAMYRQLAKGFSSLHSHDRAGIINDLYLFIQAGIAEPAQYFRFVALASKLKDPLISLAISDQLHGLRAIASDAETVRKAYHGFFESQLRLVGLTPKPKEEESAGIVREAVAMLLAKASPSLAAKLAQKFDDFESVDPNLKEAVVVGYAMHRGPAAFGPLVDLLGTVKTEVDRGKVYGALTSLQPSLVEKTLDMTLDGEVSRSDSGPAFRGAYNNPASVPTLWGWVAKNYEKFRDVYGGTQQFYLYMGAAIPRIGIGHEAEVRSFISGKRYKGNEMTFRRAFEQLEVNARLRRALLAAQARKA, encoded by the coding sequence ATGGGCGTCGAAGTGAACGGCAAGAAGGCTCCTTTCTCACACTCGAAGTCCAAAGGGATCCTTTCAATCAGAGGCGTCCCGAAGAAACTCTCCACCGTCGGAATTGCGTACAGAAAGGAGGTCTCGGACGATTCGATCTTCGGGCTCTACAAGTCGAAATACGGCAAGGACCACCTCCTCGCCACCGACCTCGAGCCGGCCGAGGCCCGCTCAGTCTTCCCCTGCCTCGACGAACCGGCCTTCAAGGCGGTCTTCAGGCTCAAGGTGACCACAGAGGACGGACTGAAGGTCATCTCGAACATGCCCGTTGCGTCGTCGAGCCGGACCAAGGACGGGCGAAGGGCCTCGGTCTTCCAGCCGACCCCGAAGATGTCCACTTACCTCTTCTTCCTTGGAGTCGGCAAGTTCGACGAGGCCACGACCACAGCAGGCCGCTCAAAGGTGATAGTCGCATCCCGGCCGGGCCAGGCCGACAACACCCGCTTCATCGGCAAAGTCTGCGCGGACGTTCTCGAGGACTTCGGGAAGTACTTCGGAATCCCCTACCCGCTCCCCAAGCTCCACCTCGTCGCCCTCCCAGAATACCACACCGGGGCCATGGAGAACTGGGGCGCCATCGCCTCCCGCGAGTCGCTAGTCCTTGTCAGGCCCGACTCCAGCCTCTCCGACCACCGCTCCGCCGCCCGGGTCCAGGCCCACGAGATCGCCCACATGTGGTTCGGCGACCTCGTCACAATGAAGTGGTGGGACGACTTGTGGCTCAACGAGAGCTTTGCGACCTTCATGTCTGCCAAGGTACTCAGCCGCCTCCACCCCGACTGGGACCCCTGGCGCGACTTCCTTCGCGCCGAGACGTTCAGGGCTCTGAACGTGGACGCCCTCTCGTCCACCCATCCGATCCAGGTCCAGGTCAACAGCGTAGAGGAGATCAACGGGCTCTTCGACACGATCAGCTACGGCAAGGGGGCGGCCGTCCTCAGGATGCTCGAGGCCTACGTCGGCGACGAGCCGTTCAGGAAGGGGATCTCGGCCTACCTCAAGAAGTTCCGCTACTCCAACGCCGCAGGGTCGGACCTCTGGAACGCCCTGGGCAGGGCCTCGGGACTTCCCGTCTCGCGCGTAGCGAAGGCCTGGCTCACAATCGCGGGGTTCCCCGTCGTCCGGGCGAAGGCCTCGAAGGGCAAGCTGAGCCTCACCCAGAGCAAGTTCAAGCTGACCGGGAAGGAGTCCAAGGAGGTCTGGCCGATTCCGCTCACCTTCGACGACGGGGGCCGCCAGCAGCGTGTCCTCTTCGACCATCCCTCGACCACGGTCAAGGCCGCCAGGCCCGAGCGCCTCGTCCTCAACTCGCGCCGGACAGGGTTCTACAGCGTACTCTACGACGAAGCCATGTACCGCCAGCTCGCCAAGGGCTTCTCCTCCCTCCACTCGCACGACAGGGCGGGGATCATCAACGACCTCTATCTCTTCATCCAGGCCGGGATCGCCGAGCCCGCCCAGTACTTCCGCTTCGTGGCCCTCGCCTCCAAGCTCAAGGACCCGCTCATCAGCCTCGCGATCAGCGACCAGCTCCACGGCCTCCGGGCCATCGCGAGCGACGCCGAGACTGTGCGCAAAGCCTACCACGGGTTCTTCGAGTCGCAGCTTCGCCTCGTGGGCCTGACGCCGAAGCCGAAGGAGGAGGAGAGCGCGGGTATCGTGAGGGAGGCAGTCGCCATGCTCCTGGCAAAGGCGAGCCCGTCCCTGGCCGCGAAGCTGGCGCAGAAGTTCGACGACTTTGAATCGGTGGACCCCAACCTCAAGGAAGCGGTCGTGGTGGGCTATGCGATGCACCGCGGCCCCGCCGCCTTCGGCCCCCTCGTGGACCTCCTGGGGACTGTCAAGACCGAGGTGGACAGGGGCAAGGTCTACGGCGCCCTGACCTCGCTCCAACCCAGCCTCGTAGAGAAGACGCTCGACATGACCCTCGACGGTGAAGTGAGCCGCTCCGACTCGGGCCCGGCCTTCCGCGGAGCCTACAACAACCCGGCCTCGGTCCCGACCCTGTGGGGCTGGGTCGCGAAGAACTACGAGAAGTTCCGCGACGTCTACGGAGGGACCCAGCAGTTCTATCTCTACATGGGCGCGGCGATCCCGCGGATAGGGATTGGACACGAAGCCGAGGTCAGGAGCTTCATCTCCGGCAAGAGGTACAAGGGGAACGAGATGACCTTCCGCAGGGCCTTCGAACAGCTCGAGGTCAACGCCCGGCTCCGCCGCGCGCTCCTCGCAGCCCAGGCCCGCAAGGCATAA
- a CDS encoding EVE domain-containing protein, translating into MRYWVFSTTPENFRIAFENKIWAVDTVSKKNLVSHGDRIVFYVKGTGEFKGAVEISGQWSRVQDMVWKEEVEDHEVYWPWRAATRWLATGRVNAKEVASRLSFVGNKSTWYVYLMGTPANFRREISEADYNLVVSEMQAVGAHLAQVEVPLIGRKGSTSSTIFEPPTTDQTHTEIQYSLIKLGKYGGCEVWVPRADRSRSYSDEKFLGLTLDNLPQLGFGEKTQRIVENIDVLWLRNNLILAAFEIEHTTSIYSGLLRMSDLIAVQPNTRFPLFIVVPEERRGKAKEEMTRPTFESLSPPISKICKVWTYDDLTMAHEEVSKARFPPTWNHENVTRLGEPVRL; encoded by the coding sequence TTGAGATACTGGGTCTTCTCAACCACCCCGGAGAACTTTAGGATAGCGTTTGAGAACAAGATTTGGGCTGTTGATACTGTTTCAAAGAAAAATTTGGTTTCTCACGGAGACAGGATTGTGTTCTATGTCAAGGGAACAGGTGAATTCAAAGGAGCAGTAGAAATCAGCGGACAATGGTCCAGAGTGCAAGATATGGTTTGGAAGGAGGAAGTCGAAGATCATGAGGTCTACTGGCCTTGGCGTGCCGCGACAAGATGGCTCGCGACGGGACGGGTGAACGCGAAGGAAGTGGCATCTAGGCTTTCATTTGTTGGTAACAAGAGCACATGGTACGTCTACCTCATGGGCACGCCCGCGAACTTCCGAAGGGAAATTTCTGAAGCGGATTACAACCTTGTTGTATCGGAGATGCAGGCAGTCGGAGCCCACCTCGCACAAGTCGAAGTCCCCCTGATCGGGCGGAAGGGCTCTACATCCTCCACGATATTCGAACCCCCCACGACTGATCAAACTCACACTGAAATTCAGTACAGCCTGATCAAGCTTGGTAAGTATGGAGGTTGCGAGGTCTGGGTTCCACGAGCAGACAGAAGTCGTTCCTACAGTGATGAGAAATTCCTTGGTTTGACGCTTGACAACTTGCCCCAACTTGGATTTGGTGAAAAGACCCAAAGAATTGTCGAGAATATTGATGTCTTGTGGTTGCGGAATAACCTCATCCTCGCAGCCTTCGAGATTGAACACACCACGTCAATATACAGTGGTCTCTTGAGAATGTCGGACTTGATTGCAGTTCAACCGAACACTCGCTTCCCCTTGTTCATAGTCGTCCCTGAAGAACGTAGGGGAAAAGCCAAGGAGGAGATGACACGTCCGACATTCGAGAGTCTAAGTCCGCCTATTTCCAAGATATGCAAGGTTTGGACGTATGATGACCTAACGATGGCCCACGAGGAGGTAAGCAAAGCACGTTTCCCTCCAACTTGGAATCACGAGAATGTCACGAGGTTAGGGGAGCCTGTCCGATTATGA
- a CDS encoding DEAD/DEAH box helicase, which yields MAPEGNSSLLGGTLKSSLVYDAGFEFDEGSSSFILRRETDLRPGLEYAFNLLKSEGIGFTQDESVRKLRLTIENQVKALVESIGAGERIKKEAVQSESYPHGFKLPLLPSQRKAVALHLGLPYSADFSVPGAGKTWIGYAVFSTLRRRKQVKKLLVVGPISSFRPWEEEHLLIFGKKANFREIKGSRAERHLAIKEGIKNEILLISYHSISNDEQKVAELLSLDDFMVILDESHNVKQPEAKRTNAVLRLAKLCKHRMILSGTPIPRSIEDIYTQFAFLDPDRDVLGQESDFIGMVDQDESLELLKQRISSFYYRIRKSEFDPKLPNVEFFKESISMGSGEVMGPGGKLVGKVAPCPNQESIYFAIEGRVYNMIQKERKRKGSVYERWEEIAQLKYWQRARLLRLLQVASNPALLMKEDLQLGVDKLDSVGLPIYQRIREYSRLNEKPVKLQRAEDLAKSYLNRDSDSKVLIWTSFVRNIFELKKGLKDYSPAIVHGDIAKDPDENVYFNRIDEVAKFKNTSKCRVLIANPASLAESVSLHKNFRGEVVCSTAIYVDRTFNGAHYMQSLDRIHRIGLKKDQKVTYHILHAAQTVDLDVDDSLTNKIQNMERFLDDDIRQFNLEVNYGDITDGISDKEDYERVVKRLEQHSREGRFD from the coding sequence TTGGCCCCAGAGGGCAATAGCTCCCTCTTGGGTGGTACGTTGAAATCTTCGTTAGTTTACGACGCTGGATTCGAATTTGATGAGGGATCCTCATCCTTCATCCTCAGGAGGGAAACAGATCTAAGGCCTGGTCTAGAATACGCCTTTAACTTGCTGAAGAGCGAGGGAATCGGTTTCACGCAGGATGAGAGCGTTAGGAAACTTCGCCTCACCATAGAGAACCAGGTGAAGGCCCTTGTCGAGTCCATTGGGGCTGGGGAGAGAATCAAGAAAGAGGCAGTTCAAAGCGAATCGTATCCTCACGGCTTCAAACTCCCACTACTCCCATCCCAGAGAAAGGCCGTCGCCTTGCATCTCGGCTTGCCTTATTCGGCCGATTTCAGCGTCCCTGGTGCTGGGAAAACATGGATTGGCTATGCGGTCTTTTCCACTCTGAGGAGAAGAAAACAGGTAAAGAAGCTCCTAGTGGTCGGACCCATCAGCTCATTCAGACCTTGGGAGGAAGAGCACTTGCTGATATTTGGCAAGAAGGCAAACTTCAGGGAGATCAAAGGCTCAAGAGCAGAGAGGCACTTGGCAATCAAGGAAGGAATCAAGAACGAGATTCTCCTTATATCCTACCACAGCATCAGCAATGATGAACAGAAGGTCGCTGAACTCCTTAGCCTTGATGACTTCATGGTCATCCTCGACGAGTCGCACAACGTCAAACAACCGGAAGCGAAACGTACGAACGCGGTCTTGCGCCTAGCGAAACTATGCAAGCATAGGATGATACTGAGTGGAACGCCAATTCCGCGTTCGATCGAAGATATCTACACACAATTCGCTTTCCTCGACCCAGACAGAGATGTCCTTGGCCAAGAGAGTGACTTCATCGGGATGGTGGACCAGGACGAATCACTGGAGCTATTGAAGCAGAGGATCTCGTCCTTCTACTACAGGATTCGCAAGTCCGAATTCGACCCCAAGCTCCCAAATGTGGAATTCTTCAAGGAATCCATCTCGATGGGTTCAGGCGAGGTCATGGGTCCTGGTGGAAAGCTGGTTGGGAAGGTAGCCCCATGCCCTAACCAGGAGTCGATATACTTTGCAATCGAAGGGCGTGTCTACAACATGATTCAGAAAGAGAGAAAGAGGAAAGGCTCGGTGTACGAGAGATGGGAGGAGATCGCACAGCTGAAGTACTGGCAGAGGGCAAGGCTGTTGAGGCTCCTGCAGGTAGCGTCGAACCCAGCGCTGCTCATGAAGGAAGACCTCCAGCTCGGGGTCGACAAATTAGACTCAGTGGGTCTCCCTATCTACCAGAGGATACGCGAATACTCAAGGCTCAACGAGAAACCTGTCAAACTGCAGAGGGCCGAGGACCTGGCCAAGTCCTACCTGAACCGCGACTCCGATTCGAAGGTCCTGATTTGGACCAGCTTCGTCCGAAACATTTTCGAACTCAAGAAGGGTCTGAAAGACTATTCCCCGGCGATTGTCCACGGCGACATAGCCAAGGACCCTGATGAGAATGTCTACTTCAACAGGATAGACGAGGTTGCGAAATTCAAGAACACCTCGAAATGCAGGGTCCTGATTGCGAATCCTGCATCGCTCGCGGAATCTGTCTCACTCCACAAGAACTTTCGTGGAGAGGTCGTGTGTAGCACTGCCATCTATGTTGATCGCACCTTCAACGGGGCCCATTATATGCAAAGCCTCGACCGCATCCATAGAATCGGGCTGAAGAAGGATCAGAAGGTGACCTATCACATCCTTCACGCAGCACAAACGGTAGACCTGGACGTCGATGATAGCCTCACTAACAAGATCCAGAACATGGAAAGATTCCTTGACGATGACATCCGTCAATTCAACTTGGAGGTGAACTACGGCGACATAACTGACGGAATTTCGGACAAAGAGGACTACGAAAGGGTCGTCAAACGCCTCGAACAACACTCGAGGGAGGGAAGGTTTGATTAG
- a CDS encoding DUF3883 domain-containing protein, whose amino-acid sequence MTALAKTNKPSYLIDFNQRECQYINCKVFLGSSFDSPIRPVLREYFERDDLSKSWRYNYRGEEPLPQDFMEYVNLLKQSGLLLEHSGLYEINPQYSPQVSVLVSERPLLSQEELENIRDGQMKTGQDAERIVTNHEREELRRLGCVEEARLVIRVSTWDTAAGYDIKSFAGPSKTKRHDKFIEVKGSTRESLRFIWSANEIEKARVLKHHYWLYFVGGVAGKKSTSLRKFQDPVRNILNSSKFDKKSTGFVVREARRGRS is encoded by the coding sequence TTGACTGCACTGGCGAAGACGAACAAGCCGTCATACCTCATAGACTTCAACCAAAGAGAGTGCCAGTACATCAACTGCAAAGTCTTCTTGGGCTCCAGTTTCGACTCGCCAATCCGGCCAGTTCTTCGAGAATACTTCGAGAGGGACGACCTAAGCAAATCCTGGCGCTACAACTATCGAGGGGAGGAGCCACTTCCCCAAGACTTCATGGAGTATGTCAACCTTCTCAAACAGTCAGGGCTCTTGCTTGAGCACTCCGGCCTATACGAAATCAATCCACAATACTCCCCCCAGGTTTCCGTCCTTGTATCAGAGAGGCCCCTGCTCTCTCAAGAAGAACTTGAAAACATTAGGGATGGACAAATGAAAACAGGGCAAGACGCTGAAAGGATCGTGACAAACCATGAAAGAGAGGAGCTACGGCGATTGGGCTGCGTAGAGGAAGCTAGGCTTGTAATTCGGGTCAGCACCTGGGATACAGCTGCAGGATACGACATCAAATCGTTCGCAGGACCAAGCAAGACAAAGAGGCATGACAAGTTCATCGAGGTGAAGGGATCAACGAGGGAGTCGCTTAGATTCATTTGGTCAGCAAACGAAATCGAAAAAGCAAGAGTACTGAAGCATCACTACTGGCTCTACTTTGTAGGCGGGGTCGCAGGGAAAAAGAGCACCAGCCTCCGGAAGTTTCAGGACCCAGTCCGCAACATACTGAACTCTTCGAAATTCGACAAGAAGAGCACCGGTTTCGTGGTCAGGGAGGCAAGGAGGGGTCGGTCCTGA
- a CDS encoding DUF1156 domain-containing protein produces the protein MVEGNSKRPIYQLHKWWARRLGSVFRALILSSALSSTESEKVFWERYYNGLSLKELTLYDPMMGGGTSIVEGIRLGCKVIGADLNPVAWFVTKKEVEPYEEKATDAYFRKLEEAVGERVRALYKTRCLLGHDAEIVYGIWIRQVRCANCNRLGDLPGGTRIRERVVGKPSGKKVLATLVCGNPECENVFSSWAESPVCSRCGATYHPEVEVPRGMFKCKACKNMEKVTEATRRRGTFLESRLNVIQFHCLMCGTNFKKPDQHDLDLYHAASEALKANRKSLHFPRQRISVRGRADRRPVNHGFRYYSDLFNGRQLLALSITLNAIKRIPDASAREFLLLAFSASLETNNVLCKYESKWGKISALFGVPGYHVPNRYGENNLWGRGRGSFVRSYAKLKRGKKYAMRPYEVLFEYGNLQEGTRGQKMYLEENVSTMVNHSAESEDQSRPLILCTDSRRVPEIRDKTVDIVLTDPPYYDNLVYSELADFFYVWLRLVLKREYEYFSGQTSRRKQEILVNEHSKKGGAKFASDLARVLKECKRVLKDEGLIVFTFHHSNPVAWASLRRAISSAGLFVTASPVLRSEGKSGYRAGNINYDVVVVCRKLPLSYRRETEDADYLFDASLDSVREIYALDRTISDSDILTVVMGTFLRIRGKATRDLTESVGEAVVKLRNSLREPEEVQPPELKTLQQFGSSSTPDQNPS, from the coding sequence ATGGTCGAGGGAAACTCGAAGCGTCCAATCTATCAGCTTCATAAGTGGTGGGCCAGGCGACTGGGGAGTGTATTCAGGGCCCTGATTCTCTCGTCAGCCCTATCCTCGACCGAGTCGGAAAAGGTGTTTTGGGAGAGGTATTACAACGGGCTTTCCCTCAAAGAGCTGACACTTTACGACCCCATGATGGGGGGTGGCACGAGCATCGTCGAAGGAATCCGCCTCGGTTGCAAAGTAATCGGAGCTGACTTGAACCCAGTCGCCTGGTTCGTGACTAAGAAGGAAGTCGAACCATATGAAGAGAAAGCCACAGACGCCTATTTTCGGAAGCTGGAAGAGGCAGTGGGAGAGCGGGTCAGGGCGCTCTACAAGACGAGATGCTTGCTCGGGCACGACGCCGAAATTGTCTACGGAATTTGGATTAGGCAGGTGAGATGCGCAAATTGTAATCGTCTCGGGGACCTCCCGGGCGGGACTCGCATCAGAGAAAGAGTAGTGGGAAAGCCGAGTGGGAAGAAAGTCCTCGCTACTTTGGTTTGTGGTAACCCGGAATGCGAGAATGTTTTCAGCTCGTGGGCTGAATCTCCTGTCTGCTCCAGATGCGGAGCGACGTATCATCCCGAAGTCGAAGTACCTAGAGGGATGTTCAAATGCAAGGCCTGTAAGAACATGGAGAAGGTTACCGAGGCGACTCGTCGAAGGGGGACGTTTTTGGAATCGCGCCTCAACGTAATCCAATTTCATTGCCTGATGTGCGGAACCAACTTCAAGAAGCCTGACCAGCATGACCTAGATCTGTATCACGCAGCCTCGGAGGCATTGAAGGCAAACCGAAAGTCACTTCACTTTCCCAGACAGCGAATATCGGTAAGAGGGAGGGCGGACCGCAGACCCGTCAATCATGGATTCAGGTACTACAGCGACCTCTTCAACGGTCGACAACTCCTCGCTCTGTCCATCACCCTCAACGCGATAAAGCGCATCCCGGACGCTTCTGCCCGCGAATTCCTGCTCCTAGCGTTCTCAGCTTCCCTGGAAACAAACAACGTGCTCTGCAAGTACGAATCGAAATGGGGCAAGATTTCTGCTTTGTTTGGGGTACCGGGGTACCATGTGCCCAACAGATATGGTGAGAACAATCTCTGGGGAAGGGGGCGAGGCAGTTTTGTGCGGTCATACGCCAAGCTGAAGCGGGGAAAGAAGTACGCGATGAGGCCCTATGAGGTTCTCTTCGAGTACGGTAATCTACAGGAGGGGACGCGAGGCCAGAAGATGTATCTTGAGGAAAACGTCTCCACAATGGTAAACCACTCAGCTGAATCCGAGGACCAAAGTCGCCCTCTAATCCTATGTACGGATTCGAGGAGAGTGCCGGAAATCAGGGACAAGACAGTCGACATCGTCCTGACTGATCCACCTTACTATGATAACCTGGTGTACTCCGAGTTGGCTGACTTTTTCTACGTTTGGCTCCGTCTGGTCTTGAAGCGCGAGTACGAATATTTTTCAGGTCAGACATCAAGGAGAAAACAAGAGATTCTCGTAAATGAACATTCGAAGAAGGGGGGGGCGAAATTTGCGAGCGACCTCGCTCGAGTCCTCAAAGAGTGCAAGAGGGTCTTGAAGGATGAAGGACTGATCGTCTTTACGTTCCACCACTCCAACCCTGTTGCTTGGGCCAGCCTGAGAAGGGCTATCTCTTCAGCCGGCCTTTTCGTCACTGCATCTCCAGTCCTAAGATCTGAAGGGAAGAGTGGATACAGGGCGGGCAATATCAATTACGATGTTGTTGTCGTTTGCCGGAAGCTGCCCCTTAGTTACCGAAGAGAAACAGAGGACGCCGATTATCTCTTCGATGCCTCGCTCGATTCGGTAAGGGAGATTTATGCGTTGGATCGCACGATAAGCGACTCGGACATTCTCACCGTGGTCATGGGCACCTTTCTCAGGATCAGGGGCAAGGCAACGAGAGATTTGACGGAAAGTGTGGGTGAAGCAGTCGTCAAGCTAAGGAATTCGCTTCGAGAACCTGAAGAAGTGCAGCCTCCTGAGCTCAAGACTCTTCAACAATTCGGCTCTTCGAGCACCCCCGATCAAAACCCTAGTTGA
- a CDS encoding trypsin-like peptidase domain-containing protein, with amino-acid sequence MKFLDTDHIAASTVKVVNRKGQGSAIVLDSSCYVATCAHVVPHRLEGLVNWYGHEDAEEEYEVVAYDKEADTAILKVDPSFRKYLGMGGPTPSLRFLTSRKSIELGTVVAACGYPWITPREEDEGILTHPPTVTLGVISLWRSKGQPIMLSALLHRGNSGGPVFNEHGIVMGIASQSLLYEESEPGSSMSLPLGYGEMIPMSMISKLASDSGIRLQWKQV; translated from the coding sequence GCAGCTAGCACCGTCAAGGTCGTAAATCGGAAGGGTCAAGGCAGCGCAATTGTCCTGGACAGTTCTTGCTACGTCGCCACGTGCGCTCATGTCGTTCCACACAGACTAGAGGGCCTAGTCAACTGGTACGGGCATGAGGACGCTGAGGAAGAGTACGAAGTTGTGGCGTATGACAAGGAAGCTGACACAGCGATACTGAAGGTCGACCCGTCGTTCCGGAAATACTTGGGAATGGGAGGACCAACCCCTTCCTTGAGATTCCTGACCTCTAGAAAGTCTATTGAACTAGGAACGGTTGTGGCTGCTTGTGGTTATCCGTGGATCACTCCAAGGGAGGAAGACGAGGGAATACTGACCCATCCGCCTACTGTTACCCTAGGGGTAATCTCACTATGGAGGAGCAAGGGCCAACCGATAATGCTAAGTGCCCTCTTACACCGTGGGAACTCAGGGGGTCCGGTCTTCAACGAGCACGGAATTGTCATGGGAATCGCATCGCAGAGCTTGCTGTACGAAGAAAGTGAGCCTGGAAGCAGCATGTCCTTGCCTTTGGGCTACGGCGAGATGATACCTATGTCAATGATTAGCAAGCTAGCTTCGGACTCGGGAATCCGCCTTCAATGGAAGCAGGTTTAG